The Corallococcus exiguus genome includes a window with the following:
- a CDS encoding LON peptidase substrate-binding domain-containing protein, translating to MTAQETVERAAGALKVFPLPSAVLFPHTVIPLHIFEPRYRALVKDALATDRVLALGQLEPGWEGNYEGRPPLQPLMCAGVIVWDEQVEDGRYNILLQGVSRVQMVKELSPDTLYRQVRAQVLADPLYTGPEEEQLRQAVFELAGRVPPSFAESLLPVAARAGGGMLADVVASALVPEPGRRQELLGELDVRRRLEQVLVDVSDLLSQLQPVRPSGPLN from the coding sequence ATGACCGCACAAGAAACCGTGGAACGCGCCGCCGGTGCGCTGAAGGTGTTTCCCCTGCCGTCGGCGGTCCTGTTCCCGCACACCGTGATTCCCCTGCACATCTTCGAGCCGCGCTACCGGGCGCTGGTGAAGGACGCCCTGGCCACGGACCGGGTGCTGGCGCTGGGCCAGCTGGAGCCGGGCTGGGAGGGCAACTACGAGGGCCGTCCGCCGCTGCAGCCCCTGATGTGCGCGGGCGTCATCGTCTGGGACGAACAGGTGGAGGACGGGCGCTACAACATCCTCCTGCAGGGCGTCAGCCGCGTACAGATGGTGAAGGAGCTGTCGCCGGACACGCTCTACCGTCAGGTGCGCGCCCAGGTGCTGGCGGATCCGCTCTACACCGGGCCGGAGGAGGAGCAGCTGCGTCAGGCCGTCTTCGAGCTGGCGGGCAGGGTTCCGCCCTCGTTCGCGGAGAGCCTGCTGCCGGTGGCCGCCCGCGCCGGTGGGGGCATGCTGGCGGACGTGGTGGCGTCCGCGCTGGTGCCGGAGCCCGGACGGCGCCAGGAGCTGCTGGGCGAGCTGGACGTGCGCCGCCGCCTGGAGCAGGTGCTGGTGGACGTGAGCGACCTCTTGAGCCAGTTGCAGCCGGTGCGCCCCAGCGGACCGCTGAACTAG
- a CDS encoding YqaA family protein yields MSSTEPSSQTSPATPAADAPKLSWYRRLYLRVEAASSTPHALATMMAVSVVDGSVFPIPPFAVLVPMVLAQPKKWVRYCLLGTLASLVGGLIGYGLGAFVGEGITQLLHIDLNVRVDRFGVSGTVGELLGQNFWVLALLCSILPTPFKIVAIGSGLVSVPLERFLLASIIGRSVRFFLVGGVVRFFGPTARKWLRV; encoded by the coding sequence ATGTCCTCTACCGAGCCTTCCTCCCAGACCTCCCCGGCCACCCCGGCCGCTGACGCCCCGAAGCTGTCCTGGTACCGCCGGCTGTACCTGCGCGTGGAGGCCGCCTCCTCCACCCCGCACGCGCTCGCCACGATGATGGCGGTGTCGGTGGTGGATGGCTCCGTCTTCCCCATCCCGCCCTTCGCGGTGCTGGTCCCCATGGTCCTGGCCCAGCCGAAGAAGTGGGTGCGCTACTGCCTGCTGGGCACCCTGGCGAGCCTGGTGGGCGGCCTCATCGGCTACGGCCTGGGGGCGTTCGTGGGCGAGGGCATCACCCAGCTGCTGCACATCGACCTGAACGTGCGAGTGGACCGCTTCGGCGTGTCCGGCACGGTGGGCGAGCTGCTGGGCCAGAACTTCTGGGTGCTGGCGCTCCTGTGCTCCATCCTGCCCACGCCGTTCAAGATCGTCGCCATCGGCAGCGGCCTGGTGTCGGTGCCGCTGGAGCGCTTCCTGCTGGCGTCCATCATCGGCCGCTCGGTGCGCTTCTTCCTGGTGGGCGGAGTGGTGCGCTTCTTCGGCCCCACCGCGCGCAAGTGGCTGCGCGTCTGA
- a CDS encoding ATP-binding protein, with the protein MAAFPVRGLVEVLALAAVYLVAARVALSLAAEQSHICPVWLPSGVALGGLLLLGVSRWPAVALGAGAVAYAMGVTPGVGLSVVLGSTLEAVLPALLFQRMGGARELHRVRDVVWLGAGAGLGALLGSGMGTLGLVLGGVVPAAEWGASGWLWWMADLLGMLLVTPVLLLRRPRRMARSWEVLLLTALTVMVCVGVFAFPRPGSAAAHAMTFLLFPLMAWGALGFGQRGAALSSLSIALAAIAGTARELGPFFTVDLPHRGLVVLQLFIGITALTGLLLAAARAERRQAVELLELLATTVRAVHEGVLICEVRESGGLHTVFVNEALCALVGRRREELVGAEPGELLASADGGDRQRLLEALREERSLRAEVALTRPDGTRVWSEMQLSPVRANGQAVTHFVATHRDVTATKELQARLVAAERVAAVGTLAAGVGHEINNPLAYLALNLEAARKNLAASLAAEGAQPPSGVRDALSSVRGAQEGAERIRLIVRDLQVFSREGAPERGLVDLNALVPPAVRVVLHALRSRARLVEDFGPVPRVMGSEARLGQVLLNLLVNALQAIPEGDPGRHEVRVRTRTDASGHARVEVEDTGGGIPPDVLPRIFDPFFTTKGSDEGTGLGLAICQQIVRTHGGELSVHSVPGQGATFTLLLPPAPVQSAGSPPSLHAVARDEETPEPAASGRRGRVLIVDDEPRLAQSMRLLLEPAHEVVTVTRGEDALAKVAAGESFDVVLCDLQMPGMDGIAVYRWLQQEAPALASRMVFISGGASSPEARAFVETVALQVLEKPVRPDVLLSTVEAVLEGSAPKLAVGGTRRGQAR; encoded by the coding sequence GTGGCGGCGTTCCCGGTCCGGGGCCTCGTGGAGGTCCTCGCGCTGGCGGCGGTGTATCTGGTGGCCGCGAGGGTGGCCCTGTCGCTGGCCGCGGAGCAGAGCCACATCTGTCCCGTGTGGTTGCCGTCGGGCGTCGCCCTGGGTGGGCTGCTGCTCCTGGGCGTGTCTCGCTGGCCCGCGGTGGCGCTGGGCGCGGGCGCGGTGGCGTACGCCATGGGGGTGACTCCGGGGGTGGGGCTGTCCGTCGTGCTGGGCTCCACGCTGGAGGCGGTGCTGCCAGCGCTGCTGTTCCAACGGATGGGGGGCGCGAGGGAGCTGCACCGCGTGCGCGACGTGGTGTGGCTGGGCGCGGGCGCGGGGCTGGGGGCGCTCCTGGGCTCGGGGATGGGCACGCTGGGGCTCGTGCTGGGCGGGGTGGTGCCCGCCGCGGAGTGGGGCGCTTCCGGCTGGCTGTGGTGGATGGCGGACCTGCTGGGCATGCTGCTGGTGACGCCGGTGCTGCTCTTGCGCAGGCCGCGGCGCATGGCGCGCTCGTGGGAGGTGCTGCTGCTCACGGCGCTGACGGTCATGGTGTGCGTGGGCGTCTTCGCCTTCCCTCGGCCGGGCTCCGCCGCGGCGCACGCGATGACGTTCCTGCTCTTCCCGCTGATGGCCTGGGGGGCCCTGGGCTTCGGGCAGCGGGGGGCGGCGCTGTCCTCGCTCTCCATCGCGCTGGCGGCCATCGCCGGCACGGCGCGGGAGCTGGGCCCGTTCTTCACGGTGGACCTGCCGCACCGGGGGCTGGTGGTGCTGCAGCTCTTCATCGGCATCACCGCGCTGACGGGCCTGTTGCTCGCGGCGGCGCGCGCGGAGCGCCGCCAGGCGGTGGAGCTGCTGGAGTTGTTGGCCACCACCGTGCGCGCGGTGCACGAGGGCGTGCTCATCTGCGAGGTGCGCGAGTCGGGCGGCCTCCACACCGTCTTCGTCAACGAGGCCCTGTGCGCGCTGGTGGGCCGGCGGCGCGAGGAGCTCGTCGGCGCGGAGCCGGGGGAGCTGCTGGCGTCCGCCGACGGCGGGGACCGGCAGCGGCTGTTGGAGGCGCTGCGCGAGGAGCGCTCGCTGCGCGCGGAGGTGGCGCTGACTCGGCCGGACGGCACGCGGGTGTGGAGCGAGATGCAGCTGTCCCCGGTGCGCGCCAACGGCCAGGCCGTGACGCACTTCGTGGCGACCCACCGCGACGTCACCGCGACCAAGGAGCTGCAGGCGCGGCTGGTGGCCGCCGAGCGCGTGGCGGCCGTGGGCACGCTGGCCGCGGGCGTGGGCCATGAAATCAACAACCCCCTGGCCTACCTGGCGCTGAACCTGGAGGCCGCCCGGAAGAATCTGGCGGCGAGCCTCGCGGCGGAAGGGGCGCAGCCTCCGTCTGGGGTGCGCGACGCGCTCTCCAGCGTGCGCGGGGCCCAGGAGGGCGCGGAGCGCATCCGCCTCATCGTCCGGGACCTGCAGGTGTTCAGCCGCGAGGGCGCGCCGGAGCGCGGACTGGTGGACCTGAACGCGCTGGTGCCGCCCGCGGTGCGCGTGGTGCTGCACGCCCTGCGCTCGCGCGCGCGGCTGGTGGAGGACTTCGGACCGGTGCCGCGCGTGATGGGCAGCGAGGCGCGGTTGGGGCAGGTGCTGCTCAACCTGCTGGTGAACGCCCTGCAGGCCATCCCGGAAGGGGACCCCGGCCGCCACGAGGTGCGCGTGCGCACCCGCACGGACGCGTCCGGCCATGCGCGCGTGGAGGTGGAGGACACGGGCGGCGGCATCCCGCCGGACGTGCTGCCGCGCATCTTCGACCCGTTCTTCACCACCAAGGGGAGCGACGAGGGCACCGGCCTGGGGCTCGCCATCTGTCAGCAGATTGTCCGCACGCACGGGGGCGAACTGAGCGTGCACAGCGTGCCGGGCCAGGGCGCCACCTTCACGCTGCTCCTTCCGCCCGCGCCCGTGCAGAGCGCGGGGAGCCCGCCGTCGCTGCACGCGGTGGCGCGCGATGAGGAGACTCCAGAGCCGGCGGCCTCCGGGCGGCGCGGGCGGGTGCTCATCGTGGACGACGAGCCCCGGCTGGCGCAGTCCATGCGCCTGCTCCTGGAGCCTGCCCACGAGGTCGTCACCGTCACGCGCGGCGAGGACGCGCTGGCGAAGGTGGCCGCGGGCGAGTCCTTCGACGTGGTGCTGTGCGACCTTCAGATGCCGGGCATGGACGGCATCGCGGTGTACCGGTGGCTCCAGCAGGAGGCGCCCGCGCTGGCGTCTCGGATGGTGTTCATCTCCGGAGGTGCGTCATCCCCGGAGGCGCGCGCGTTCGTGGAGACGGTGGCCCTCCAGGTGCTGGAGAAGCCGGTGCGCCCGGACGTGCTGCTGTCCACGGTGGAGGCGGTGCTGGAGGGCAGCGCCCCAAAGCTGGCGGTGGGCGGTACGCGCCGCGGCCAGGCCCGCTGA